Within the Gossypium raimondii isolate GPD5lz chromosome 12, ASM2569854v1, whole genome shotgun sequence genome, the region GGAGGGTTGGAAACCCCGCGACAGTTCGTGAGTTAAAGCAACTTCTCGTTGCGAATGCTCATGATATTGTATTCTTGTGTGAAACAAAAATCCACTCTAACGAGTTTTCTCACATTCGGGCCATGTGTAGGATGGAGGGGTGCTTAGCTATAAGCTCAGAAAGAAAGAGTGGGGGCATGGTGCTGATGTGGAGGGAAGGAGTGAGAGTCACAATCCAGAATTACTCAAGATGTCACATTGATTCGGTGGTCTGGATAGAGGACGGGGAGAAATTTAGGTTCACTGGCTTTTATGGGCAATCGGAGCCAAGTTTAAGACACCAGGCGTGGGATATGCTGAGAAGAGTTAAGAGCACGGTCAATGAAGGCTGGATCGTGAGAGGTGATTTTAATGCCATCTTGAATGACTCGGAGAAAAAAGGGGGTCGTAGAAAACCTAGGGCTTTGATGGACGAGTTTGGAGATATTTTGGAGGAGTTATGTTTGACGGATGTGAAAACAGGTAATGGCTGGTTCACTTGGACAAATAATAGAGATGGAAACAGACTGGTAAAAGAAAGGCTGGATAGATTTGTTATTTCGAATGTAATCATGGAGAGAATGCCGTTACTTGCATCCTATGTTGTGCGCCAATCCAAATCCGACCATGAAGCCATCTTAATGGGCTTGCACGGAAGTAGGCCAAAAGTGAAGGGTAACGACCCGAGGGTTTGTTTTAGGTATGACCGTTGTTGGGCTAAGGAGCGGGAGGCTAGGGATATTATTTCTAACATTTGGTCCAACGAGGAGACAAACTTGCTGGAAAAAATGGATCTGATCCGGGAGAGGTTGGGACCTTGGCAATATCAACGTTATAAAAGGATgaagcagaaaattaaaagccTGGAGAAGGATATCGGTTGACTCATGGATGGGCACATTAACGAGAGATCTACAAACTTGCTTAAGGAAACCCGGTGCAAGCTGGGCCAGTTATATGATACGGAAGAAAAGTATTGGGGGACTAGGTTGAGATCGCAGTGGTTCAGGGAAGGGGACAGAAATACGCGTTATTTTCACGTGCGGGCTTCGGGCCGCCGTAAGAAAAACAACATTGATAGGATTAAAGATGCGTATGGAAATTGGCACATTGAAAATAAGGAGATCTGCCATATTGCGTGGGATTATTTCAATGAGTTGTTTAAGACATCTATTGACTCGTTGGATGAGAGTGACGTGCATGTTATTCCCGAGTGCATTAACGATGACATGAATAGGAGGCTGACAGAGGAGTTCTCAAAAGAGGAAATTTTGAGGGCTTTCAATCAGATGGACCCCCGTAAGGTTCCTGGGATTGGTGGGCTGTTGGGGAGTTTTTACAAAGAGCATTGGACTACGGTGGGCGAGGAGGTTCTGCGTCTGTGCCAAGATATTCTTCATGGCCACAGAAGCATTGAGTGTATAAATGAAACGCTAATTGTGTTgatccctaaaataaaaaatccatgTGTTATGGCTAACTTTCGGCCTATTAGTCTGTGCAGGGTTATATACAAGATTGTTTCAAAGGCTCTCGCTAATAGGCTTAAAGAGGTTCTGCCCCTGTGCATCAGCCAGAATCAAAGTGCCTTTGTCCCCAACAGAATGATCCATGACAACATCTTTGTGGCTCATGAGCTCATGCACTATCTCGGTAGCTCCAAGAATGGTCTTAACAAGGGATGTGTGGTCAAGCTCGATATGAGCAAAGCCTACGACCGTGTGGATTGGAGTTTCCTGCAGAGAGTGTTGATTAAAATGGGTTTTTCTAATGTATAGGTTAACAAAATCATGGAGTGTGTGTGCTCTGTTCGTTACAGAGTTAAATGCAATTCCAATATTTCTAATATCATTTTTCCGGAAAGAGGACTCCGGCAAGGGGACCCTTTATCCCTGTACTTATTTCTTTTCTGTATGGAAGCCTTGTCTCGCATGTTGCTCCATGCCCAAGAGACAAATAAGATTAAGGGTATCCGGGTTAGCAAGGACGGCCCGAGAATCAACCACCTTGCTGATGATGCTTTATTGTTTGTCAGGAATAAACAGAGCGAGGTGGAGGCTATCACTAAGATCATTGAGTCTTTTGAAAAAATGTCTGGCCAAAATATTAACATGGAGAAGTCAATGATTTATTTCAGTCCCAGTACCCCCGGTCCTCAACGCTTAAGTTTAAGTAGTATGCTTAAGGTGAAGGTGGTGAATAACCTGGATGCGTATCTGGGGCTGCCCATTCTGATTAGCAAAAGGATGTCTGGCCAAAATATTAACATGGAGAAGTCGATGATTTATTTCAGTCCCAGTACCCCCGGTCCAAAAACGCTTAAGTTTAAGTAGTATGCTTAAGGTGAAGGTGGTGAATAACCTGGACGCGTATCTGGGGCTACCCATTCTGATTAGCAAAAAGAAGTCAACGGCTTTTCAGGGTATCTTAGATCGAATGGCCAACAGAATAAATAGCTGGTTAAAGAGGTTACTATCGTACGGTGGCAAAGAGGTCTTTATCAAGTCTGTCCTACAGTCGATTCCTACTTATGCTTTTTCGGTGTTCTTTGTTCCCGAGGGCATCCTTAAGAAGATCCAAACTATGATAAGCCACATGTGGTGGGGTGGCGGGGAAAAGTCTAGAGGGTGGTATTGTCTGTCTTAGGATCGGGTTTGCTTCTCGAAAGGTATAGGGGCCTAGGTTTCAGGGATCTTAGGCGGTTCAATGTGGCTTTATTAGGTAGACAAGTGTGGAAGCTGTCTAGTTGCAAAGATACATTATGTTTCAGAGTTTTGAGTGTGAAATATTTCCCGGATGGTAATGTATTTTGCCCCAAGAGAGTTGACAAGCCATCTTTTATGTGGAAGCGTATTGCCAAGGTCGCTAGTTTACTGTACGAGGGTTTCGGGTGGAATGTGGGCAACGGCAGAAGGATAAATATACGTCAGGAGAACTGGGGTGTTAAAGGGCTCTCTGGTGACTCTATTCGTCTGAACAGAAAGGAGGTGCCCGGGACTAAGGTTTGTGAGCTTATTGATGAAACTAATGATGGTTGGATGGAGCAGAGAGTTATGGAGATCTACGGTGATTACATGGGGGACCAAATCTACAAAATCCCCATTCTTTATAATGGTCCTGACGATTACCGTATATGGTTTCATAGTCCTCTGAGGTCTTACTCCACTAAATCTGCGTATTCTTGGATGACTCTTAAGCACGTGGGCTTTGGTCCCCATCGGTTCTTTTGGAGGCTTGTCTGGAATCTGCATACCTTGCCAAAGATTAAGATTTTTTGCTGGCGTATTGGCCATGACATTCTGCCTACATAtgaaaatatctctaaaatcaGGAAGGAGTTCAGTTGTTTATGCCTGAGATGTGGGAGCGAGGAGGAGACCCTCATGCATGCGTTGAAAGATTGTCCGAGAGCTAAGGCGGTCTTGATTCACGGGGGTTTTGATAATGCTCTTTTGAATGGCAGTTACTGGAGGTGAGTGGACTGGATAGAAGATGTGGCCCGTTCGTTGGACAAGAAGGCTCTTTTGGATTTTGTTACGGTACTCTGGAATATTTGGAATAGTAGGAACAATAAAGTGTTTAGAAATACGGAGGAAGATGCAAAGGCAACTTAGGATAGAGCTGCTACGTTGAATAGGGATTTTTGCATCTTTAACTTTATGGAGAGACCGATGATTCCCAAGCCTGTCGAGGAGAAAGGGTGGCAAAAACCTAGACCTAGGGTGgttaaaataaactttgatgCTGCGGTTGCTAGGAGAAGGATGAACTTCGGGATTGTGGTCAGGGATCATGATGGCTTTGTGCTTAGGGGGCGCGCGAGTGTTTTGGAGAATAACGTTGGTGCTGAATGGGCCGAGCTGCAGGCGTTGGCTGAAAGCTTGGAGCTGGCGCGGGAGAAAAGATGGCTCAAGTTGGAGCTGGAATCTGATTGTGTGAATCTAGTAAATCAACTAAAAAGGCGTGCGTTGACTTTTCAACCTATGGCTTATGCATTCGGCAGATTCTAAATTCTTTTGATTGTTTTTATCGTTGTATGGACCCCCCAATGTTGTAATAAATAAGCAGACAAACTTTGTAAATGGGCCTTTAAAAACAATTGTACTAAGGCTTTTGACATGGACTATCCGATTGAGATCCATGATGTAATTTTGAAAGATGctattaattgagttttttgaCCTTCGGGtctttccataaaaaaaaaagcatgtcGCCTGGTAGCAAGTCGCCTGGTAGCGAGTAGCACGcgttttatgattttttctcCAAGATTTGGACGATATCGGTTCTTGATTTTTTGTTTGTGTGTCTGCCTTATTCGTTGAATATTATGGCAGTAAAGAGGGTTTGATTGTGTTGTTCATGTTTTGTTGTAGTTTCTATGTTCATTGTTTCCTGTTCTTTTGGAAGTACGCCTGATTTGATTGTGATTGGCGGCAGACGGTGTTTAATCACTGGACAAGACGTTTGTGTGCAGGTCTCGTCAGTCGGTTCTTGCGGTGCTTTTTGGATTTGGTGGCCTATGTGGAACCCACGGTGGaatgatttatgtttatttttttgtatggTCGTACAGTGGGTGGCCTCTGTTTTGTGTCTGCGGGGCCCACGGTGGTCTGagtttttttggttttcttgttGTCTTTCCTTACGTTTCTTTGGCGCCATCTCTAGATGAAAAAAGGGTTTATTAAATTCTACGTTCTTTTCTGCCGATTTTCTTGCATGCAGGGTTTTGGGGACGCACGTCCTTGATCTGATGGAAATCTCGGTTTGGTATGTCTCGTCCACCTCATCATGGGGAATTTCTTTGTGATTCTTGCtggttttttctattttcccgGCAATTTTCGCTTTTCGTTTATCTGTTCTTTGATAGGAAAATCTTGTttcccatttgtttctattttgtttttttggtttttgtctTGTTTCTGAGTTTTCGTGAGTTTGTCCGGTTCAGttggttttgtttgatttagggttttctttttggtgGTCTCTGGTGGTATGACCAAAAAACGAGTTGAAAATATCGATGGGCAAAATGAACGAGCTCCTGGAGAGGCCAAATTTCTCGGAAGAAGAGTCTATTGAGAGTGCACCACCTCTTTAAGGCAGTGTTCGATGACCAGACCCACCAAGAGCCATGAGGATTCTTTGTTGGAACTGTCGAGGGATTGGATACCCTGCGACAGTTCGTGAATTGAAGCAACTGCTTGTTGCTAATGCCCCTGATGTCATCTTTCTGTGTGAAACTAAAATCTATTCTAATGATTTCTCCCGTATCCGATCTATGTGCAGGATGGAAGGTTGTATGTCAGTTAATTTGGAAGGTAAAAGTAGTGGTCTCGCTTTGCTGTGGAGGGATGGAATCACTGTTGAGGTGAAAAATTTCTCCAACTATCATATTGATTCCCTTGTTTCGTTGGAAGAAGGAATGGTGGTCCGGTCTACAGGTTTCTATGGCCAAGCTGACCAAAACTCGAGGAACTTGTCGTGCGACATGTTAAGGAGGGTTAAGAGAACGGTCAAGGAGGGATGGATTGTGGGGGGTGATTTCAATGCTATCCTTAATAATGCGGTGAAGGATGGGGGATGCAGGAAGTCAAGGAGGTCCATGGATGAGTTTAGGGATATTTTGGATGAGCTGGCGTTGGTCGATGTTAAGCCTACCAATGGCTGGTTCACGTGGTCTAATAACAGAGAGGGTCCCAACCTGGTTAAGGAGAGGTTGGATAGGTTTCTTATTTCGGAggatatgattgataaattgCCCTTTGTTAATACTAGAGTGGTGCGCCAATCTAAGTCTGACCATGAGGCTATTTTACTCAACACGGTTGGTAACAAATCGGAGGAGGAGAGGTGCAACCATAGTTTATGGTTTAAGTATAATGTTTGTTGGCCAAAGAGCATGAAGCTAGGGATATTATTAATCGTATTTGGGCTGATAAAAATAGCGACATGTTGAACAAAATGGATAACATTCAAAAGGAGCTTGGTCCGTGGCAATATAAAAGGtacaaaagaatgaaatataaaatcaataagcTAGAGAAGAAGATTGGTAAGATTATGGATAGGCCTATTACTGTGGAATCGTCGAACCTCCTGAAGACTACCTAAGACCAGCTGGGCTAGTGGTATGATGCGGAAGAAAAATACTGGGCACAAAGGGCCCGAAATCAGTGGCTTAGAGAAGGTGATGGGAATACCCGTTATTTCCATGTGCAGGCTACGGggtgaaagaagaaaaatacgATTGAAAAGCTTAAGGACATGTATGGCACGTGTCTTGAGGACAAGAAGGATATATGCAATATTGTTTGGAGTTATTTCCATAACCTGTTCAAAACCTCTATCAGACTTGACGAGGAAGTCAACCTAAACTTTGTTCCTGGGTGTATTACTGACAACATGAACTGCTTCTTAAACAACGAGTTCATGGATGAGGAGATTATGGCGGTTTTCAAGAAAATGGATCCCCGAAAAGCTCTAGGGATTGATGGTCTGTCTGGTAGTTTCTTCAAAGAGCATTGGTCAACTGTTGGCAGTGATGTTCTTAGGATGTGCCGAGATATCCTTCATGGAAAGAAAAACATGGACTGTTTCAATGATACCCTAATGGTCATGATCCTTAAGATTAAAAACCCCTGTGAGATGACTAACTTCCGCCCGATAAGCTTATGCAGGGTCATTTATAAGATCATCTCCAAAGCTATGGCTAATCGTCTGAAAGTTGTGCTTCCCCATTGTATCAGCCAAAACCAAAGCGCTTTTGTCCCCGGCCCGATGATCTACGACAACGTCCTGGTTGCTCATAAGCTTATGCGCTACCTCCGTAGCTCTAAAAATAGCCCAAACAAAGGCTGTGTGCTAAAGCTCGATATGAGCAAAGCATATGACCATGTGGAGTGGAGCTTCCTTGAAAAAGTGATGATAAAAATAGGTTTCTCTAGAGATTgggttaaaaaattatgaattgtgTTTGTACTGTGCGGTATAGAGTCAAATGCAATATGAACCTCACCGATATCATTATCCCGGAAAGGGGTCTTCGCCAAGGAGATCCCTTATCACCTTACTTATTTCTCTTCTGTATGGATGTCTTTTCCCGCATGTTGCTTAGGGCACAagagaataataaaattaagggCATCCGTGCGAGTAAGGATGGCCCCAGGATTAACCACCTTTTCTTTGCTGACGATGCTCTTTTGTTTACCAACGCAGCGAAGTGGAAACCTTCATGAGAATCTTGAGCAATTTTACTAGGATGTCGGGCCAAAGCATAAATTTGGAAAAGTTAATGGTGTATTTTAGCCCTAACAC harbors:
- the LOC105762053 gene encoding uncharacterized protein LOC105762053; the protein is MKIFSWNCRRVGNPATVRELKQLLVANAHDIVFLCETKIHSNEFSHIRAMCRMEGCLAISSERKSGGMVLMWREGVRVTIQNYSRCHIDSVVWIEDGEKFRFTGFYGQSEPSLRHQAWDMLRRVKSTVNEGWIVRGDFNAILNDSEKKGGRRKPRALMDEFGDILEELCLTDVKTGNGWFTWTNNRDGNRLVKERLDRFVISNVIMERMPLLASYVVRQSKSDHEAILMGLHGSRPKVKGNDPRVCFRYDRCWAKEREARDIISNIWSNEETNLLEKMDLIRERLGPWQYQRYKRMKQKIKSLEKDIG